AAGtgtatttgagaaaaaattaattaattttagatCAATTCTCTAGTTGCTTTACATAATATTCATGCTATAAACGAAAGTTTTGGTTCATATAATTATTTGgaattacaagaaaaattaatattatggAACCATGAAAATGAGCTGAAAAAGTCAGGGTTGGAACtaaacacaagaaaatgatctagttctctaaaaaatatttcccaaaaaaagagtCGTTTTCCAGAAAGGTTTTACTGCTGAAACAAAAGGAGAATAAAGGTAGCTTATGAACAGACAATAGAGAAGTGTACAAATAATAGAACATAGATAATGTCATTATATGGCAAAGGAAGCAACAATCAGTACAAACCAGCATTCCTCTGTGCATTTTCTGTTGCTTCTTCTTGCTCATCCTAGAAAATCTACAGGAtaacaaaatttcattaattgcTGGACTACATTTTAATAGGTGTGGATGAAAGAGGACAAGATCCATCTAACCTGGATTTCAATCCCTTTAGTAAATCCTCTGCTTTGGACAGCTCTCCAGTACTAGCCAAGGCCCATAATATCAAGCAATCAAAGTGCCACTCTATGTACCAATTCACCTGAACATTTTGGGGCACACATCCAAATATTgcattataattaaattatgctCACATGATATCTACCATGGTATATACGGATACTGTATTGAGGATGACTACCAATACAACACGAAACACGCCAACTGAGAAAATTTACATTTGATATGTGTGTTTCATATCAAGTTCATATAGACCTAGCACACATTACAGTGGCAATCTTTTAAGTGATTTATTAGTCCTTTCACAAACCTTTTTGTTACCTTGTCAACAGATGGTACTTTAAATTTCATTGTCTTTGGTCCATATAACAAGGGTAGCTTCATAACAAGATGAACTGCAATGCACTTATGGGGGCTTGAACAACATGAAAGAAACATTGTAGTTGTTGAGtgtgataaagaaaaagaattttctgTCGCACATTGCCAACAATACTTAGAATGAAGAAAGTAAGCACTACAATCAACAAAATCTGTGTAGAAGTTGAGAAACTATTTACACTTTCAACATCTACCAGCTTTCATGGTTTAGAGTTTCATTGCAATTTGATGTAGTGGCATGATATTGCATGTTACTGTTGTTCCACAAATGCCCAAATACACGAGAATATTATGATATACTCTTAAAATACAACACACGACACAAATGCATGCTTGATTTTTCAGTTTCTGCTAAGGGACTGTTTAGTAAGCCAATAATTAAGCCAGCATGTAACATTTGAGAAtgattatttattgttttagatTCTGTTGAGGGCCTATCTGGAAGCCTTTTACAATCCATATAGGTGACACCATGCTCCATAGACAGAGAAACATGTGATGCCTTGATAAATATCATAGCATTTTTTctgagagaggaaaaaaaaaaaaaaatatatatatatatatatatacacacacacacatattaaaGAATCAATTGCCTGACAGTATATAACTCCAATGAAGTCATTTTCAAGAAATTAAGCAATCAAATATACAATTATTTTGCAAGGATGATATATTGTAGCTCACTTCATCTGTTAGGCAACCTGCTAAGATCTTGAGTCGGTCATCAGCAGCATCAATTTCGCCCCGTACATACAACCGCAATAATAAACCAACGGCATTTAAGTACACCTAGAAGTAGAAGAAGTAGGACTTAGGACTCAtagtatctatatataaatataataaataataaataaaaagggggCTATGTTGAATTTGCACAAAACAATATACCTCTGGACATGCAGCATCACTTCTTTCCAACTCCTTCAAAATACAATGATCATATATTTCTAAGACTCTCTGAATTGGAGAACTACCTTCCAAATAACAAAGAGCTACATGCCACCAATTATGTGTCAGCCTGGAGATAACAAGGTTTTTAGGACATCCAAAAAAGCCAGAAAAGAGACTAAAATTCATGACCAAGATTATTTAGAAAACTAACTATACATACATAAATGATCCACAAGAACTCCAAGAAGATGAGCATCCTTCCATGAACTCCACCGCTTCCTTAAAGTGGCACTCATACTGTAGAACATGGCACAACTGGATGGAAAATCAATATTATGGTAATCGATCAGGGGCTGGTACTTAATTAAATCCTTCTTACTGCGACAATTTATTTACAGTAATATGAACTGACAATGTATTGATTCTTAATTTTAACTAGGTTGGCCGcataatgaaaatttgaaaccaCACTTGTATAAATGATCAATCTTTTCTCAATTCATCGAAACTTTTTCCATGATCAGGAATTGCAAAGTATAATTATCAACTCTACAGAGCTGTGTTAAGAGTATTGAACCACTATCcttgtatataaaaaatccAAGAAGCTCAATATTCCATTTTATATTGAATGATGGGAAACCAAAATTTTGACTCATGTAAAAATCTTGAGCAGGCAATCTGGTTTAATTATAAACAGgagataaaattatatatctttttaattaaactaaaatagaGATAGCTTACAGCATGTTGTGCCCAATAGTCTTGCTTGTTGATCTCGAATCCCTTTTTTGCAGCTTTCTCAGCATCTGCCATTTTGCCAAGCTCCAGCAAAGGAAAAGCAAGCATGCCATATATGTAATTCTCTTCTTGATTTATGGGTAGAACCTGTTGAATTTACAAATCATGAATCAAATTGAGATGAGGTGACTGATTTCAGAACCTTAAGTTAAAATGTCATATATCAAGTCATATAACATTATGCTTTGTCAACATTGCTCTGCATACATCCCCAAGGAACCTGATAGAAAATACTCTTCCAACAATTTCAGGaaataatgataaaattgaACCTGTTGAACAAGATCCAAGGACAGATCAGCTCGAGCCATGTAAAAGCATAGCACTTGGGCCCTCTTCAGGGATACTAGATCTCTTGGGAAATCTTTTAAGAGCTGCCAAAAATAGAGATATCACattaaacaagaaaaatttgAACACACTAAAGAGTAAACCTAGACCAAATGACCATGGAGACTGGAGCTTATATCAATTACATAATACAGAGTATAAATTCAATCATTTATCACTAGTGCCAAATGcttaaatataacaaatttgTGCATAAACCatgaaatttttataatttaatcatAAACAAAGATCAAACCTTAAACCATTAAAAGCAACTCTCAGCAAGATCAATTTTTTGAAAGCCACCATTGATAAGTTTTATCTATAACctctttaaatataaaaattgtaagAGGGAGGAGGGAAATATTAAAAAGCCAAGGGGGCatgcaccccccccccccctcccgcCACTTATTTTTATTCACCTAGAATTAGTATCATAATTTTGTAGGAAAATggttgaaaataattttttaggtgAATAAAAAGATCACTCGCTTATATCATAACTAGAGGACCAGAGAGGTTCATcatgaaaaattacattttgttaaattaccgattgctTCAAAAGCTTAAGATGTtgggaaatggtgaatttattaattaaccACAATTCTAACACATTTTAACAGATCATTAGAGCAAAATCAGTGACTTTACTGGTTACATTTTTTAGGTGATAAAtggaattatttattttgttccaAACAATATGATGCTAAAACCatcaaatatttgttttaatccACTATTCACTAATAGCTATCACATGATTCAATTCAAGTAAGTTTTCAATCTAAAAGCTGGTATTGAATTATGAATAAAGATACGTTGGACATAAGATACAAAGTAACATGTgaactaaacaaacatattagcataaaaggaaaactatGTCTCAATAATGAGTTGAGATCCTCACAAACCTTAAAATATAATTCGACAGCGACATCATCATCTCTGTCTTGAGATATCAAATAAATAACAGCATCAAAAACAGCTTTCTCGTACTTGGTCGCTTGCTCCTTGTGCAGAATAACGAAATTTCAGATagaacccccaaaaaaaaaaaactagtaaaaacaAAGAAGGGCCATGTGCCCATGtctaaccaaaacaaaagactCACAAGGAGGGACTTAGCGGCTTGGATATGAGAAGGAGCTCGTGAAGGATCAGAGGAGCATAGGAAACTAGCAGCCAAAATGTTGGCCAACACACAGTCCTTGTCATGGACCAGCGCTTCTAGAATCACTGATCGCTCTCTCCCATAACTAAGCACCTTCATATCATCCATAAACCATAACCCATTTCAGAAAAGAAACCAAGTCAGAcaccaaaagagaaagagagagagacagacagacagacagacCTGGTGATAGTAGGAGTTGATGGCAGAGATACAAGAATCCGAAGATGTCCTAACCTCGTACCCCCACATGTCCAGCTTCACTCCCTCCATctctatgtgtgtgtttctGAATTAGAAGTACAGGTGCAGAGATTGAAgaactctcaaaaaaaagtcTTTCTCAGGAAATGGTATTTCTAGGACTCAAACGGGAACTGGGTTTTCATAGTTTCTAcgaaatttggatttttggtcGGCATAAAATGAGTAAATCCATCACAAGGTTTTTGTCACAGAGATTGGCGGTTCAGATGGAGATGTTTTAGTTGTCTCACAGTCGGTTGCCTAATTGGGTAACATCTTGTCTTGTTTTAACAAGATTCTATTGGCTGTGTGCCTTTAGGATAGTGGGCATCGATCCTTTTATCCTAAGTAGTGACTTTATTCTTTGGAATCAGCTTAATCgaatattaaaaatttagactatttttattttttattttttatttttgaacataaattgaGTTCAAGTTTATCTCGCAAACAAATTATAAGTTTAAATTTGGTTAATTTTCTTATCGAACAAATTCAAACTTATTTAAGAATTactttattaacttttttttcttatatatagtaaaatcaaaattaaaatgttttacccctacataaatttataaactttttctataaatagacaatctatattattaataaattacaaataataatattaacctatttacaaacttatagtttatataaatatatttttagataagtatacatataaaaatataatattataatagtTAAATCAAGTTCTTGTATTCATGAGTTTGTTCACAAACACATTATTGTGTATGATCTTAACTTGTTTAACAATCAAGCCTAAACTTACGCTTGTGCTTGACTTGTTTACTAAACAAACGAATAAATCAAATTTTTCGCAAGtcaaaaactatttataaatgtCTTGATTCATTTACTGTCTTATTCCTGAATTGCAATTAAATTTGGTATCTCCTACTTCTCATAGCTTATTTTGCATAGTACTTATCAAaagatatagttttttttttttaaaaaaaaaaacttttatcaagtgtgacaaaaagttaaaaactaacttattttcaaaaaaaattctaaaaaaaaatatttattttggaaaaaatttagttttgctaaatttaaattaaaaaaaggaagataaagCTAATTAGTTTTTGCCAAACAAACACTTGTAACCGGTACACAAGATTATTTATGGATTATAAACATGGTGtgtgtaaggactcgatttgtaacgaaccataacagtgttgggttcacacgtaaaaaggcccaaacaatatcatttgtagagcgtgggtttgaaaggctaggccttagtcaccagacggcgggtctttcgtggtgttcatacatggtttaaatcgtgttcgtcctgggagtctttctcctggaggcgggctgggagactctggtttttggccatttttcccagcccccgctatgaattgcttacttttccttttatactagcctgtgttttttatccttcgtccacgtgtaggatcgacattccaagattgatacttgtcccatcagcccatacccagagtggttgggggtggttgtaaaagctggagagtatggctctgtcaggtgcagagtattgaatggcaataAGAGCaactttccctggtcgttatactttccagcatacccttttctattggcacagatattttagattttttcccaagttgtttctataccatttttgccctttcttcttgtgagatctcggacatgccgaggacttaatcgtcctcggctgtgtcccaaggctattttgtacttgtattaacGATCCTGGACTATAACccttctcggctcgggcctttgtaccccaatgaataaatgggccagggccacaaactattgggccccacaataacccctcaaaatcctgttgtccgacctcttggttgggatAGGAGGATTTTGGTAACGCCGAGGCTTTATTACGGCTCGTTTAACTCTGTCTTTCATTAATGctggtgtctcttcatctaccCAGGAAACATATCGGACTACAAGACATTCCTATGAATTCATTCACAATGCATCCCCGCCGTTTGATTATCcgaaacgcgcctttaatgacttacctttacgagaccatttaaattTGACGGTTTGTTGACgatgtggggaagtggaacggatacattctcgtttacagattttcttggaaatctggacgGATTAAATACCTTCCGCTCTACCCTTCATATATAAGAAAGAAGGCAAGAGGTTATTTCTCttgtacagagacccttttaatccttctgaaatctgaaaccTTTAGCTTCCTCCAGAGTTTACTTTATCCGCTAGTTGTATCTTAACTTGTGATACACTCGAGATAGGAGTAAGTAATGAaagaaccatacccctcctagAAACACCACATTCTTACGAAactcaaaatggctcggtcagggcaaggatggcggagactcaagatccttcttaccctcctttcagccaaaatccgaagcaggggctcgtcacgtcaaactttcggcgcgactgagctggggtcgcccattatcagtaccagccgctctctcatgagcatagctaacatggtatcagcgtgttaggagtcaagactgacgcagggactaagtgtccctgcttcttcctctctttgttcactggcgcctccttttacctctctttcttcttctttccaccaccaaatccatcctggtgcttttccttcttcctcttcttctcctccttctttctcttcatctcctcccttttcttctcctccttctttctcttcatcttctccctcttcttctaaagaaggtcctcctctcaatatgggcgctactagggcagagtttggaaggacttcggagacgagtttaaaaggcATCTGACTGTTTATTTGTCTGtattgttgtggtttttttttttttttttttttttttttattgtttttgtaatccaccttctgtataggcttgtttaagcccttctttgtacgttgtaatacatctttatattaataaaagtcgttATTGTTTTacttcacatgttctatctctttatttctgaAATGGTTACGCCGTGAATAGACATATTATCTTGtgaatcctttttatttttacactttgatCGACGTCTAGGACCGAAATCTCAGTTAATAGAAAGATCTTACTCTGTgtttattgaaactatccggcTTAATTATACTGAATCGAATaaatgatacttagggttgGAACCCacattaagaagaaaaagacaggatattatgatgagcttattggGGCGGtctggcacaataccgccgacctgaGAGCACAATACTTAGGACCGAAATCCCTTATCAAGGAAAAAGGTACTATTATGAACTTTTGAgagctgttcggcacaataataccgacttgaacaaatgatacttagggtcAAAACtcttgctaaggaaaagatattatcatgaatttaatggaGTTGtctggcacaataatgccgacctaaaagaaaacaacacttaccccaaaatagccgagatgacTACTGAATGCTCGGCGCGGTgtaggaggtaatcatccgaagacatataacccaaaaatgaacagcccctccaAGTTGCTGAGTAATagggcgtttcaccatcttcctaacaactttcatagccttaacctttttctggtatttgagccgaggattgagcaactcaaaaatttttattaagtagccgacctttccataggtttgagtctgaggaccatgtgataccttggttctgaccaaaactcagttttctcatctgagtagttggtttccccatagttttgagtccgaggaccatacaataccttggttctgtccaaaactcagttttctcatctgagtagttggtttccccataggtttgagtccgaggaccatacaataccttggttctgtccaaaactcagttttctcatctgagtagttggtttccccataggtttgagtccgaggaccatacaataccttggttctgttcaaaactcgattttctcatctgagtagttggtttccccataggtttgagtccgaggaccatacaataccttggttctgtccaagtcggtttccccataggtttgagtccgaggaccatacaataccttggttctgtccaaaactcgattCTCTCATCTAAGcagtcggtttccccataggtttgagtccgaggaccatacaataccttggttctgtccaaaactcagttttctcatctaagtagttggtttccccatatgtttgagtccgagaaccatacaataccttggttctgtccaaaactcagtttttggcATGAggccttggctttaggggaattagctcctcggccaagcccctagaaccatccatgcGATCGACGCTacaaagcgtagcccctagtcaagaatcatagcccctagtggaactttacgttagaactctataaccgactgttagaaatgacaatggaactctctcgacctaccgcctatgccaacacacaagccctccccacagacggcgccaattgtaaggactcgatttgtaacgaaccgtaacagtgttgggttcgcacgtaaaaaggcccaaacaatatcatttgtagagcgtgggtttgaaaggctaggccttagtcaccagacggCGGGTCtttcgtggtattcatacatggtttaaatcgtgttcgccctgggagtctttctcctggaggcgggctgggaggctctggtttttggccattttttccagccCCCGCTAtgaattgcttacttttccttttatactagcctgtgttttttatccttcgtccacgtgtaggatcgacattccaagactgatacttgccCCATCAGctcatacccagagtggttgggggtggttgtaaaagctggagagtatggctctgtcaggtgcagagtattgaatggcagtaagggcaactttccctggtcgttatactttccagcatacccttttctattggcacagatattttagattttttcccaagttgtttctataccatttttgccctttcttcttgtgagatctcggacatgtcgaggactgaatcgtcctcggctgtgtcccaaggctattttgtacttgtattaacGATCCTGGGCTATAACccttctcggctcgggcctttgtaccccaatgaataaatgggccagggccacaaactattgggccccacagtgtgcataacaaattttttttttttttggagaaagtaaaatatgttaatgcttattaaaaagaaaaagaaaaataactatcaaaaataaaatgtgcTAATTATGGACCTATGTAAAAGTGATGGTTCATAATTAACATATTTTACTATGCACAAATAATATcgtgttacaatttttttccgTGAAAATCATTTGTGCATAATACGAAATTGTGAAGCTTAAACCGATTTGAGGCAGTGTGATTATAATTAGATGAAAAGAGTTGGGAAGTAGTTAGTCAAAGTATGGAAATCCAAGGCACATGTAGACTCGACTACATTTCTAATAGTctagaaaaatattttgggaACCGTGAAGGGCATTGTggctagaaaataaaagaaatacataAACTAATTTCACCTTTTTAACCAGCCTGTGTCCCAAAGAGATGGATGGCAAGGAATTCAGAATTGTATCATTGGTTAGTAAATAGTCCTGACCTTCGAGAAGAAGCATATTTCTTGTGAATTGTTGGGTTTAAAAGTTGATATGCAAAAGGGCTTTGATAGAAATAGAATTGAGTggtcttttcatttatttagaaGGTGTCCATTAGCAAAAAGACCTTTACTTCATAT
This genomic stretch from Quercus lobata isolate SW786 chromosome 3, ValleyOak3.0 Primary Assembly, whole genome shotgun sequence harbors:
- the LOC115982958 gene encoding tetratricopeptide repeat protein 38, yielding MEGVKLDMWGYEVRTSSDSCISAINSYYHQVLSYGRERSVILEALVHDKDCVLANILAASFLCSSDPSRAPSHIQAAKSLLEQATKYEKAVFDAVIYLISQDRDDDVAVELYFKLLKDFPRDLVSLKRAQVLCFYMARADLSLDLVQQVLPINQEENYIYGMLAFPLLELGKMADAEKAAKKGFEINKQDYWAQHALCHVLQYECHFKEAVEFMEGCSSSWSSCGSFMLTHNWWHVALCYLEGSSPIQRVLEIYDHCILKELERSDAACPEVYLNAVGLLLRLYVRGEIDAADDRLKILAGCLTDEVNWYIEWHFDCLILWALASTGELSKAEDLLKGLKSRFSRMSKKKQQKMHRGMLLAEALYEYGRGNDKEALQLLGPDFDANNCKVIGASDEQVDVFNEIWYSTLLNTGQAVKAIEVIEKQIKKREGVPFLWRLLERAYNLAGKKEAAIIGEKARALETAYFK